TCGtcaaactaatcgattatcaaaatgatcgttagttgcagccctacattGCATACTGTATAACATAGTCTAGAAGATACATAATCACGTTAAATAATCTGTTAATATCTTCATGGTACTTTATACAATTCTTTAACCCCTTATAGAAGCGCCCCTAATTTTTGAGCATTTTATTGATTGCAAAAACAAGTTATTAcagttattattataattataaaactaTGATGAGAATTTACATTAGATGATCCGAAAAATGACCCAAAATCCGTAAAATGTGATCCATTGCACCACTAACGTTAGTTACTGCACGGTTCAACATTGATGAGAATCAACAGTGCGAGTCTTGAACATCAGTAACGTTAACTTCGACATTTTACTTTCAGTTAGTCTGAACGGATGTAAAACATCTCAATATCTTCGTATATACTATCATTAATTCTATAACATGATCACGTTATActttaaatagtacattttgtgTTAAAGAAAGTGTCTACCTGCTGAAGCTCTTCAGTAAAATACGTGTGATAGATGAAgctcttcttcagttcataaTAACTCCTGCCATGAGGACGGTGAAGGTGACACAGACACACGTCAcagcaaaacatttcaaaataaaagcgtttcaaaataaaagttactTCTCCTTTCGTCTGCCAAAGCAATTCGATCGCCCTCTGGCGACttaaattgcattatactatgTCATGTGTATATGTTGCATATCAATAGGGaagtttttgctttttaatttgCAGTGCCCAGTGCCTTTTGTGGAGAGAAATCAATAATTCACAGTacattaaatacaataaaaagaaCACATATTTTCCTCATCTCTGGTCCTGGACCACTATTCTGTTTAGATGTAGGACCACACGGTGGCGAGATTGAGTGGCCCTCGGTCTGCGCAGCACTGCATGAAGTCGAGCAAGCTCCGCCTCTTGCATTATTGACGCACTGAAAATGAGGAAATGCGTTTCTATTACTCAAATAAAACATCTGCAGTGAATCTCACGCACCTCATCACTCGTCGTAGGTCATATATGTGCGTTCGTGTACTGTGAGCGCCTGTGTGAAGTCGGTGCCGTGTATGTGACTTAACTTACACTATAGGAAGCGCCGAGGTGAACGACACAAGGGGTATGAGCTTTACTCGAACTGTCATCGGTTCACTTAATATTATCTCTATATATAACCGTAAACTTTTCAGAGGTACAAGCATGTGCGCAGTGTTtgtaaatgtgtatgttttatgtgtttttcccagattttattttttacacaagGATCGTACTGTAACAGCTGAAAGGATCTATTTTGTGTAAAGCTGTGTTTAATACTGAACAGCAAAAGTCAGGGTAAAGTAAATTTTATCattcaaaatgtgttgtttgtttgtactGCGTGTGCATGTATAGGCTAAACATAATAACACACAGTTTACCATGACATGTTGATAAAcgtttctttaaagggatacttcacccaaaaaagaaaatgttgtcatcgtttactcacccttagattgttccaaacctgtttacatttctttgttttgctgaacaaacaggaagaaatttggaagactgtcagatctcacccaccatttCCTGCCATATgttgggaaaataaatactatgggagtcaatgggggatgagatttgacaatctaccagatatcttcctgtgtgttcagcagaacaacgaaatgtatacaggtttggaacaatctaaggctgagtaaatgatgacaaaatgttcattttggggtgaagcatccctttaagtaaataaCTCTGATGTTGCTATGctaagttttattttgttcatgagGACAACAGCAGATGTTGTGGTCATATACATTTGCATGTCTATTTGCATGCGTTTGCAGCATCCGCCGCAGAATCTGCGAGTATAACAACATGCATGTGTAGACTGAAAAAAGCTCAGTGTCTGTATGTTTGCTCTGCATGAGCCGTGTTTACAATGTTATAACATATCAGGTGTCTGGATAGGATTTTTACCACCTTAACAAACACCCAAGAGCATTTGTGATATGATGGTATCGGATGATGATATGATCCCTCTGAATTCATCTGTTTCCTTTAACATAGCAGGGTTTTTTTTCCAGTTAACAAGCTATTTTTGGATGCTAATATTTTTACAGCATGACCTGATTTGAACAAGACCTCGTGTTGGTTTAGTTTGAGCTAAGTTCACTCAAACTCGTGTCTTTTTATGTGTATGATGGACAGGCCTCGGTTATGGCAGAGTTACTGCGGCTGCTCCTGGATGTGTCTGAGAAGGCGGCTAACGTGGCCCGAGTCTGTCGACAAGAGGCGGCGCTCTTTGAACTCTTGGTACAGGAAAAGAAGGGAGctgacaaaaacaagaaattccTCAAGGACTTCAAGACGCTCGCTGATGTGATAATACAGGAGATGATTCGGCATGATGTTTGTGCCCAGGTTCCTGTGAAAatacatattttcttttttatcaaATCTATTTTTTGTCCTTCTATTGATTAGTCCATTAGTCATGTTGATGGTTGACATTCATGTCTTATAGTTTCCAGAGTTAAATGGATTCATTCATGGAGAGGAATCGAACACATTTGAGAATGGACTTGGTAGGTTACCCAGAGGAGtcattattaaagggatagttcactcaaaaaggtTGTCGTTATTTACTCATGTCGTGTGTCATTCACACAAAGAAATCCAGAAATGGtttaaatgacacaagggtgaggAAATACTGATTATGCCTTTAAACCTGTAAACTGCTTGCATTTCCACCGAATATAAAAGAAGGAAGGTGATTGCAGACAGTGAACCAAACGAAGACAACGCGTTTCCTTGCCATGCTGTGACTTAATCATGGGGAGTTATTTTCCAGGATTTCTTTTGGGATTTGGGGTTATGCAAACTTTTAAAATCAGATGTGATGTAGTCAGTGGTCAGGATGAGGTTACAACAGGCAGGCGGCTGAATGATGAACAATAAAAGGTTGTGGTCGCTCAGGGTTGAGAATGACTTCATCTAGGGATGATGGAGATGTACGTGCAgtagtgttgtgttgtttttttatctacagcacacaaacaaatatCACCTTTTGTTTTGGAGTAGGTTTCTGCATTGTATTGGAAGCCTTCAGCATGGATGCATGTACTGTTGTGACCCTAACAGATTCCCGGACAACATCCATTGCTTATGGTCAATGTGTGATTGTGTTTGGTTCAGGGGAGAGTGTTACCGTGACAGTATGTGCTAAGGAGGAGGAGACGGCGGCTTTGTTGGCTAAAGTTCTGGACGGTGATCAAACTGCTGCATCTCTCCTGACCAAAGCCATCCACCAGAAGCTTCAGTTCAGAGACGAGAAAGCTGAATCTCTGCAGCTGTCACTTAGCCCTGATGATGTGGCCATCTGGATTGATCCCATTGGTAATATTCCTGCCTTTTCAAACTGCACTTCTGTTCAGTATGTACACCTGTGCACAACATTTCGGAAGAACAGGAACATTTCTTGTGTATGGCAATAACCAGTTTTGCAACTTccaaacaattaaaaagacacagCGCCCTGTGTTGATCTCTGGCTTTCTGTGGAAATAAGAGTAGATGTTGATAAATTACCATTCCACGTTCATGTCAGTTGCTTAAAAGAATGTTACAAATttgtaacattatttttaagttaaatgttTTGCGTAATATTATATTGATTTTAGCTGCTAATAGAGAACTCAGCTGTGTTTAACACATTTACATGTTGAAATCCACTTTGCATAAATATACCACAGTCCTGCACACATAATGCTGAGCACACTGTGACCTAATTGAAAGGAATGAATCAGATGTTAAACACAGGGCACACCCaggtttttaattatttggaaGTTCCAAAACGTCCTGTTCTTTCTAAATGTTGTGCACAGGTGTACATGCTGAATGAGAACAGAAGTACAGTTTGGGTTATGAGCCCTGTTCAAATGTCTCGGCTAATTTTCTCTGGGCAGACGGTACGAGTCAATACATTGAAGGGAAGGAGGAAGAGGAGCCGGATGAAGGCTTTTGTCCATCTGGACTCCCGTGTGCACTGGTTCTGATTGGGGTTTACCTACGAGCCACTGGCCAACCAGTCATGGGTGTCATAAACCAGCCATTCAAATGTAAAGACTTCATGGGTCAAGGGTAAGATCAAATTGTTGGCATGGCATGATCTAACTGAAACtgattaacaaatatattttatttgtcattttttaatgtattcaaGAGAAACCTGGGAAATTGCATACTGAGTGagccgcgcacacacacaggtgttGAGAGGAATGCATGTAAATGCTGATGGAATATACAGTAGGAGCCAAAGTCAtttactgttgtttttttacataaaatcatattttatgaTGTAAGAGTATATTGCTGTCAGCTGTGTTTAACACATTTACATGCTGAAATCCACTTTGCGTGAATATACCACAGAAGCTAAACACAGTCAGCAGCATGCAGGTATTTCAACTGACATTTCGCTGATATACCACTTTCTtcttaaaaaaatgcataaaaccaAAAACCTCCTTTTTACATACTATGTTATATGACTGGAAGTTATATAACCCTGTCTGCACCGGCGCCTCAAAAGTTGATTAAAGCCATCTGGCCCATTTGTCACATACACAGTTAAATTaagataaaaatgaagaaaaggatAAGAATGAAATTGGAGACTAACAATTTGGAATTACGAATCAAATTACGAAAAATAGATTTAAATGATGAGATCAGTGAATGAAGCAGGAAGAGGCTTATCCGCCCTGGCTCAGCATCACCAGATGTAAATATCATGCAGAGAGAGGAGAGCAGGCTGGACTTATTACTcataaaatactgtttaaattaCAAACAGTTGTTACAGTGTAATATAAATGTGCTCTTGCAAAAAGCTTCTAAATAAACAGGAGTCTGCacttccagcgttatggatatgacattttcattcaaaacttgaaaatataaactctcagcgaatgtatttattaccaatatgtGTGATAATAGAGTCCAGACACCAGAGAAACATTATTCAAtacaattttacttttttaaaagagGGGAAAATGTATGCCTATTACATATTGTTGTTTtagagagacaacatacttttcTGTGACTTGAAATGTGCAGGCCAGAATCAATAATGTCCAATCAATGGtgaagggatgcctcttcacTGAACATTTATGAGGTATATGGACTGTTACGGGTGTGACagttcacttacctgactatgcaaaactgtactttaaaaaacaaaaaactgccTTTAAAAACCTTAATagagacttcacatgggtattttaACCATCAAAGATTGACATTTGACCTctcagtatggtgaaaacctttggtcaTTCCTAATTCCAGAAAGCAAACCCATTTCATAAGAACAACTAATAAATCATAATACAATTGGGCTTCGTGTCGTGGCCAACAACGCCACTTAGCTGTTTTTGTAAATTCACTCTAAACCAAGGCTTtatggggcttattgcttttattaaaatggttattccatatatgtagcaaggtttcataaaataaaacgcAGCAAAGAAAATAGATTGAtattaataatgaaaaacaatatTGCTACACAGACATAACAACAGTAGTGCGGGGATACagtatgtaatgcggtcagctgTATGTTTTAGCAAAATGTACAACTGCTTAGAACACGGCATAACCAATCCGAATCAAGGCCCAGAATAtctgttttataaatatgattGTATAACTGCACCAAATTACCCAACCTGTACCCCTGCGAACTGGGTTACAAAAAAACTACCCAACGCTGAGAAAAATGACCCAATCAGCTCAACCCAGAGGTTGGGTAGAAAAAATAACTGCGTACCGGCCCACTTCAAGCACTGCTGTTACTACTAAGTAAAACTGCTTCACAGATTTTACCTTTGCGCACCGAGAATAAAGTTTGCACTTCTGTAAAAAATGAGGGGGAACATTGTTCCACATGGCACCTTGAAGCACGCTTGCGGCACATCTACAATTAAAATAACGAATCTCAAGATTTTTGCAcgtacagtccgaaattttcgtatgcatTTTTTCGAATTTGCCacttgtttgtacggtgtctctgaattgtcaaaacacctTTCCTTGCTACGGATgtgaaaaatgcagaaaatcaaacccagtccgaattttttttatgacggacgaaaatatcggaagCAGTATGTAAATGTggttgacacaacgtgaggtcgtatttattttttaacgtgcaaaAATTTCAGATTCTATGTGCAATGGGCTATAGTGTaaaaagacgcaaaatgtgaacaGGCCCAAATGAGGTATTATTATTTGGtgatattttttgtgtgtgctcCTGCTCCGTATGCCTGACAAAGATGGGATAACCAAAACATTGTTTAAAGAAATtctgcttttatttaaaaatatgactTTCTTATTTCAAAGTTTGAAATGAATATTGGCTATAAGCTTAACCTAATAAACTTGAAACTCCGTTTTGAACTTATTTTGACAGAcagtcaaaaatatataaactgctAAATCAGTTTAAATGCATCTTCGACTCAATAGGCATCATTGCAAATGAGCTACTGTAACAATGTAGTGTACGAGTTGGTGATTTAAGGAGTCTTTATTTTGTGCTGATTCTAGATGGAGAGGACAGCACTTCTGGGGTGTTTCCTACGGCGATGTGAATGTTTGCTCATTCACACAGCGCAGGCCGTTGTGTCTGCAGAAAAGAGATCATCTGTCCGTGCTGTTGAGCTCCAGTGAAAAGCCAGTGGTAAAGGATGTGCTCACAACGCTCTCCAACGTCAAACTGATGTATGCGTCTGGTGCAGGCTATAAGATCCTGTGTGTCATCCAGGGTTTAGTAGATGTGTACTTGCTGTCAGAGGGCAGCACTTTCAAGTGGGACTCTTGTGCGCCTCATGCATTGCTACGAGCTCTGGGCGGGGGGATATCAGACCTGAACGAGTGCCTTCACTCTTACGTGAATGGAAGCGATGGGCCTCGACCTGAACTGACCTATCACGAGCCCAACAACAGAAGTCAGGGTGTGGATAGGTGGGCAAATCGAGGAGGAATAATCGCATATCTGGACTCGAGCATGTGCGATAAAACCGTAGCAGCACTGGCTGGAAAAATCTGATGAAATATTGCGAGGCAAGCACTTTTTTTATGGTTAATTGTGTGTCCTTTATAAAGTAGAtggatttatttcatttttaagataacttaagaatttgttttatttaaagctgTACAATTTaggcaaatataaatacagcAAAAAAGATTTTTAGCAGGCAAACtgctaaaaagaaagaaagctaGAACCTGACAGGTTATCATGTGGTCGCTTTTATAGTCGCTGAACGCCATTAAACAGGAAACTGACGTTCATGACATTTTATGGTGCTGGTTTACTTTGTTTCCTTTTCATGTTACCATAGCCTTCTGCTGACAATGATCGTGGTATGGGAGTTTATTAACATTTGAGTGTTTTAGACTTATTCTTCAGTATGTTGTATTTACAGACATAAAACTATACTTTGTTGTGGAGTTCTATTTAAAGGTGATGTAAGTTCACAATATGGaattgaaaaaaatacatttttaaacgtGTGTAGTAATAACAGAGCTTACCTGTTGAAAAGAAACTCGGCATCACTACCGAATCACAGTTGTTAAATATCATCCACCTAATACTGTCAAAGGAGGTAAACCTGTAATTGTTGCTGAACAATAAAATGGGAAACAAGGTGTTGACAGTTGAGTCACCTTTAGTTTGCCGAGCAATTCTGAGATGCTGTGAAGAAAGGAAAGTTTTGATGCACCATGTCATGTG
The Triplophysa rosa unplaced genomic scaffold, Trosa_1v2 scaffold183_ERROPOS166712, whole genome shotgun sequence genome window above contains:
- the inpp1 gene encoding inositol polyphosphate 1-phosphatase yields the protein MAELLRLLLDVSEKAANVARVCRQEAALFELLVQEKKGADKNKKFLKDFKTLADVIIQEMIRHDVCAQFPELNGFIHGEESNTFENGLGESVTVTVCAKEEETAALLAKVLDGDQTAASLLTKAIHQKLQFRDEKAESLQLSLSPDDVAIWIDPIDGTSQYIEGKEEEEPDEGFCPSGLPCALVLIGVYLRATGQPVMGVINQPFKCKDFMGQGWRGQHFWGVSYGDVNVCSFTQRRPLCLQKRDHLSVLLSSSEKPVVKDVLTTLSNVKLMYASGAGYKILCVIQGLVDVYLLSEGSTFKWDSCAPHALLRALGGGISDLNECLHSYVNGSDGPRPELTYHEPNNRSQGVDRWANRGGIIAYLDSSMCDKTVAALAGKI